Proteins encoded together in one Heliomicrobium gestii window:
- the trpA gene encoding tryptophan synthase subunit alpha — translation MEELRGTERLAATFAALKGEGKRAFIAYVTAGDPDLETTRELVLTLERKGASIIELGVPFSDPVADGPVIQEAAGRALAAGTTLPKVLETVRQLRRETSIPIVLLTYYNPVLRFGLSRFAREAAACGVDGVIVADLPAEEGDGLRQPLDESGLALIPLAAPTSTPERIRLIAEKARGFIYCVSLLGVTGMRADLPPDAAALLERVRAMTDVPLALGFGISTAEHAAIVAPQCDGVIVGSAIVKLIAKNLDNRPQMLDEVGAFAQALAAAVG, via the coding sequence ATGGAAGAACTTCGCGGAACAGAACGGTTGGCGGCCACCTTCGCCGCCTTGAAAGGCGAGGGCAAGCGGGCCTTCATCGCCTATGTGACGGCAGGCGATCCCGATCTGGAGACAACGCGGGAACTGGTGCTGACGCTGGAGCGAAAGGGCGCCTCGATCATCGAACTGGGCGTGCCCTTTAGCGACCCTGTCGCTGACGGCCCTGTGATCCAGGAGGCGGCCGGGCGAGCGCTGGCCGCTGGGACGACGCTGCCTAAAGTGCTGGAGACGGTAAGGCAGCTGCGCCGGGAGACGTCGATCCCCATCGTCCTCTTGACCTATTACAACCCGGTCCTGCGCTTCGGCCTGTCGCGCTTCGCCCGTGAGGCGGCGGCCTGTGGCGTCGACGGCGTCATCGTGGCCGACCTGCCGGCGGAAGAGGGCGATGGGCTGCGCCAACCCCTCGATGAGTCAGGACTGGCCTTGATACCCCTGGCCGCGCCCACATCGACGCCGGAGCGGATCCGGCTCATCGCTGAGAAGGCGCGCGGCTTTATCTACTGCGTCTCCCTGCTCGGGGTGACGGGGATGCGTGCCGATCTGCCGCCCGACGCCGCGGCCTTGCTGGAGCGGGTGCGGGCGATGACCGACGTGCCGCTGGCTCTGGGCTTCGGCATCTCCACGGCGGAGCATGCGGCCATCGTGGCGCCCCAGTGTGACGGCGTCATCGTGGGCAGCGCCATCGTCAAGCTGATCGCCAAAAACCTCGATAACCGGCCGCAGATGCTCGACGAGGTGGGCGCCTTCGCCCAGGCGCTAGCGGCGGCTGTCGGCTGA
- the trpB gene encoding tryptophan synthase subunit beta: protein MFALTGQFTLDGRFGAFGGAFVPETLKPALEELEAAFRQMTDDPAFQEEFLSLLTEYAGRPSRLYLARRLTERLGGARIYLKREDLNHTGSHKINNTLGQVLMAKRMGKKRVIAETGAGQHGVATATACALFGIPCEVYMGAEDVERQALNVLRMQLLGTKVIAVTSGTKTLKDAINEAMRDWVAHVQDTFYCFGTAAGPHPYPSIVRCFQSVIGAEARAQILEKEGRLPDAVLACVGGGSNAMGMFSGFLSDPSVRLIGVEAGGDGVETGRHSASLTAGIPGVLHGAVSYLLQDDDGQILGTHSIAAGLDYPGVGPQLSYLKDSGRAEFLAITDKEALEGVRLLALTEGILPALESAHAVAQAAKMAPQMSPDSLLIVNLSGRGDKDVHTLAGEVG from the coding sequence GTGTTCGCCTTGACTGGACAATTTACCCTTGATGGTCGTTTTGGCGCCTTCGGCGGCGCCTTTGTTCCCGAAACGCTGAAGCCGGCCCTGGAAGAACTGGAGGCCGCTTTTCGACAGATGACCGACGACCCCGCTTTTCAGGAGGAGTTTTTAAGCCTCCTCACTGAATACGCCGGCCGGCCCAGCCGGCTCTACCTGGCGCGGCGGCTCACAGAGCGCCTGGGCGGCGCCCGCATCTATCTGAAGCGGGAAGACCTGAACCATACGGGCTCCCACAAGATCAACAACACCCTCGGCCAGGTGCTGATGGCCAAGCGCATGGGCAAAAAGCGCGTCATCGCTGAGACCGGCGCCGGTCAGCACGGCGTGGCGACGGCGACGGCCTGCGCCCTCTTTGGGATCCCCTGTGAGGTCTATATGGGCGCCGAGGATGTGGAGCGGCAGGCGCTCAACGTGCTGCGGATGCAACTGCTCGGCACAAAGGTGATCGCCGTCACCTCCGGAACGAAGACCCTCAAAGATGCCATCAACGAGGCGATGCGCGACTGGGTCGCCCATGTGCAAGACACCTTCTACTGCTTCGGCACCGCCGCAGGTCCCCATCCCTACCCCTCCATTGTCCGTTGCTTCCAATCGGTCATCGGCGCCGAGGCGCGGGCGCAGATCCTGGAGAAGGAGGGTCGCCTTCCCGACGCCGTCCTCGCCTGTGTCGGCGGCGGCAGCAATGCCATGGGCATGTTTTCCGGCTTTTTGTCCGATCCGTCGGTCCGCTTGATCGGCGTCGAGGCCGGCGGCGACGGGGTGGAGACGGGGCGGCACTCAGCGTCGCTGACGGCCGGCATCCCCGGCGTGCTGCACGGCGCCGTGTCCTACCTGTTGCAGGATGACGACGGCCAGATCCTGGGAACCCATTCGATCGCGGCCGGCCTCGACTACCCCGGCGTGGGGCCCCAGCTCTCGTACTTAAAAGACAGCGGTCGAGCCGAATTTCTGGCGATCACTGATAAAGAAGCCCTGGAGGGCGTGCGCCTGTTGGCGCTGACAGAAGGCATCCTGCCTGCCCTGGAAAGCGCCCACGCCGTCGCCCAGGCGGCGAAAATGGCGCCCCAGATGAGCCCGGACAGCCTGTTGATCGTCAACCTGTCGGGTCGCGGCGACAAAGATGTGCACACACTGGCCGGGGAGGTGGGCTGA
- the trpE gene encoding anthranilate synthase component I: MQRTAPDAVEFVRLSREYRYIPIWTSFSTDEDTPITLYRKLVGEGLGYLLESVERGTVLGRYSYVGADPLNFFPWPPQPAGEGGTPTAPFAGQPLKCVEQWLSDLKVAPVPPEAGLPPFYGGPVGYFSYDLIRHYERLPEHSVDDRHLPEMMLMITRFTLVIDHLRHRGILVLLAEAGDEAAYRYGQAQLGELLRRLREPAPPLTVERPSKRPSEENANIGVNKVADRDAKKVAEAAAEKTAEFVTKVAEGREITSTFDRAGYCRAVERCKEYIAAGDAFQIVLSQRLTQPLRTHPLNVYRALRSLNPSPYLFYLNLPGMQIAGSSPEALLCVEGGRVETHPIAGTRPRGRDAEEDRRLAEELMQDEKERAEHLMLVDLGRNDLGRVCRIGSVRVEQFMEVENYSHVMHIVSRVAGELRPEVTALEALSRVMPAGTLSGAPKIRAMEIIDELEPVRRGPYGGAVGYLSFDGNLNTGITIRTVLMRDGKAQIQVGAGIVADSEPETEYEETMNKGRALFEALALAEGGLQ, translated from the coding sequence ATGCAACGCACCGCCCCTGATGCGGTTGAGTTCGTCCGGCTGAGCCGGGAATACCGGTACATTCCCATATGGACATCCTTCAGCACCGATGAGGATACGCCGATCACGCTGTATCGCAAGCTCGTCGGCGAGGGGTTGGGTTACCTGCTGGAAAGTGTGGAGCGGGGCACCGTCCTCGGGCGCTATTCCTATGTCGGCGCCGACCCCCTAAACTTTTTCCCCTGGCCGCCTCAACCGGCCGGGGAGGGTGGAACGCCCACGGCGCCTTTTGCCGGGCAGCCCCTCAAATGTGTGGAACAGTGGCTGTCCGACCTGAAGGTGGCGCCCGTTCCGCCGGAGGCTGGATTGCCTCCCTTTTACGGCGGTCCGGTCGGGTATTTTTCGTATGATCTGATTCGCCATTATGAGCGGTTGCCCGAGCACAGCGTTGATGACAGGCATCTGCCGGAGATGATGCTGATGATCACCCGCTTTACCTTGGTCATCGACCACCTGCGCCACCGGGGGATCCTCGTTCTGTTGGCTGAAGCCGGCGATGAGGCGGCCTACCGCTACGGCCAGGCCCAACTGGGGGAATTGCTCCGGCGGTTGCGGGAACCGGCGCCGCCGCTGACGGTGGAGCGGCCATCGAAGCGGCCATCGGAGGAAAATGCCAATATAGGCGTCAACAAGGTCGCTGATAGGGACGCCAAGAAAGTCGCAGAGGCGGCGGCTGAGAAGACTGCCGAGTTCGTGACAAAGGTGGCAGAGGGAAGGGAGATCACGTCGACCTTTGACCGCGCCGGCTACTGCCGAGCGGTGGAACGCTGCAAAGAGTACATCGCCGCCGGCGACGCCTTCCAGATCGTCCTCTCCCAGCGGCTCACCCAGCCCCTGCGCACCCATCCGCTGAATGTCTACCGGGCGCTGCGCTCCTTGAATCCGTCGCCCTACCTGTTTTATTTGAACCTGCCGGGGATGCAGATCGCCGGTTCGTCGCCGGAAGCGCTCTTGTGTGTCGAGGGCGGGCGGGTGGAGACGCACCCCATCGCCGGGACGCGGCCGCGCGGTCGTGACGCTGAAGAGGATCGGCGACTGGCCGAGGAACTGATGCAGGACGAAAAAGAGCGGGCCGAGCACCTCATGCTGGTTGATCTGGGCCGCAATGACCTGGGCCGGGTCTGCCGGATCGGTTCGGTTCGGGTGGAACAGTTTATGGAAGTGGAAAACTACTCCCATGTGATGCATATCGTCAGCCGCGTCGCCGGGGAGTTGCGACCGGAAGTGACGGCTCTGGAAGCGCTCAGCCGGGTGATGCCGGCGGGCACCTTGAGCGGCGCCCCCAAGATCCGGGCCATGGAGATCATCGACGAGTTGGAGCCGGTGCGCCGGGGACCTTACGGCGGCGCTGTGGGCTACCTCAGCTTTGACGGCAACCTGAACACCGGCATCACCATCCGCACCGTGCTGATGCGCGACGGGAAGGCCCAGATCCAGGTTGGCGCCGGGATCGTCGCCGATTCGGAACCGGAGACGGAGTATGAGGAGACGATGAACAAGGGAAGGGCGCTCTTTGAGGCGCTGGCCCTGGCGGAAGGGGGATTGCAGTGA
- a CDS encoding DUF2935 domain-containing protein produces MDGNAYIETALFEHRFWLQILGDHARFIYTGLAPDEGEEIERARHFISEFDRLLQAARQAGPETDLQALNGQAQREAQEIRAFKLRLIRRHLTEPIKINLPPTLFNHMVNEVEDYLRNLRFLLAGQCPPLSLPQLHLLWLSDASGHAAMIASGLDPVEKPLIDSSMIYENRFDMLYKKAVTLAGFLRTGLREFPSLDYFNRQVQQEINAFTAFLQEVEATRRSKEVLGFLLPLVPDHMAREECYYLIKLSMASRIPRPTCDPTAPREE; encoded by the coding sequence TTGGACGGCAACGCCTACATAGAGACGGCGCTCTTTGAGCACCGTTTCTGGCTGCAAATCCTCGGGGATCATGCCCGGTTCATCTACACAGGCCTCGCCCCTGACGAAGGGGAAGAGATCGAGCGAGCCCGACACTTCATCAGCGAGTTTGACCGGCTGCTGCAAGCGGCGCGGCAGGCGGGACCGGAGACGGATCTGCAAGCTTTAAACGGGCAGGCCCAGCGGGAAGCGCAGGAGATCCGCGCCTTCAAATTGCGCCTGATCCGCCGCCACCTTACCGAGCCGATCAAGATCAATCTCCCGCCCACGCTCTTTAATCACATGGTGAACGAGGTGGAAGACTACCTGCGCAACCTCCGCTTCCTCCTGGCCGGTCAATGCCCGCCCCTGTCGCTGCCGCAACTGCACCTGCTCTGGCTCTCCGACGCCTCAGGACACGCGGCCATGATCGCATCGGGACTCGATCCGGTGGAAAAGCCCTTGATCGACTCCAGCATGATCTATGAAAATCGTTTCGATATGCTCTACAAGAAGGCGGTCACCCTGGCCGGCTTTTTGCGCACAGGACTGCGGGAGTTTCCCTCTCTCGACTACTTCAACCGCCAGGTGCAGCAGGAGATCAACGCCTTCACCGCCTTTTTGCAGGAGGTGGAGGCCACAAGAAGATCGAAGGAGGTCCTCGGCTTCCTCCTCCCCCTTGTCCCCGATCATATGGCCCGGGAAGAGTGCTACTACCTGATCAAACTGTCGATGGCCTCCCGGATCCCGCGCCCCACCTGTGATCCCACCGCCCCGCGCGAGGAATGA
- a CDS encoding Gfo/Idh/MocA family protein has protein sequence MKKLRVGIIGAGMALEQLHYPAYQELKDHYEIKAICDINRGKAAEWARRLGLSDEDVYTDYLPMVMRPDLDVIDIMVPIEFNYKVTAEVAEAISETKKGIICEKPLAPTLEQAKAHAELPRKYDVPILIAENYRYNEETNILRDLVRTKRVGDICYFVQNRVACFPCEVGQPNKFPNREWRKHPDYPGGAIMDTGVHDMAALRHIFGPIDKLHAFGAPLHDGEYAPYGTVCVNFRFKSGVVGQFSFFAAGKEMQRPLVGLRIFGTTGMIYLEERDCGFINVAYNDGKTEQIPYRPQRGYYNELLNFYKAMIGQEPIAVSPELEYGDTKTILEILRSAEEGDVVDVDEGWDFIPIYDKARRAEEHADWPWL, from the coding sequence ATGAAAAAACTGCGCGTCGGGATCATTGGGGCCGGTATGGCCTTGGAACAACTCCATTATCCCGCCTATCAGGAACTGAAGGATCACTACGAGATCAAGGCGATCTGCGACATCAACCGGGGGAAGGCAGCCGAATGGGCGCGGCGACTGGGGCTTTCCGACGAGGATGTGTACACCGACTACCTGCCCATGGTGATGCGCCCTGATTTGGATGTCATCGACATCATGGTCCCCATTGAGTTTAACTACAAGGTGACCGCCGAGGTGGCCGAGGCGATTTCGGAAACAAAAAAGGGCATCATCTGCGAAAAGCCGCTGGCCCCCACGCTGGAACAGGCAAAAGCGCATGCCGAACTGCCCAGGAAGTACGATGTGCCGATCTTGATCGCCGAAAACTACCGCTACAATGAGGAGACCAACATCCTGCGCGATCTGGTGCGAACCAAGCGTGTCGGCGATATCTGCTATTTCGTGCAAAACCGGGTGGCCTGTTTCCCCTGCGAAGTGGGCCAGCCGAACAAGTTCCCCAACAGGGAGTGGAGAAAGCATCCCGATTACCCCGGCGGTGCGATCATGGACACAGGCGTCCACGATATGGCGGCCTTGCGCCACATCTTTGGCCCCATTGACAAGCTCCATGCCTTTGGCGCCCCGCTTCATGACGGCGAGTACGCCCCCTATGGGACGGTCTGCGTCAACTTCCGCTTCAAAAGCGGCGTCGTCGGCCAGTTCTCATTCTTCGCGGCCGGCAAGGAGATGCAGCGCCCCTTGGTGGGACTGCGCATCTTTGGGACGACAGGGATGATCTACTTAGAGGAGCGGGACTGCGGATTCATCAATGTGGCCTACAATGACGGCAAGACGGAACAGATCCCCTACCGGCCGCAGCGGGGCTACTACAATGAACTGCTCAATTTCTACAAGGCCATGATCGGACAGGAGCCGATCGCCGTATCGCCCGAGTTGGAGTATGGCGATACGAAGACGATACTGGAGATCCTGCGATCGGCCGAGGAGGGGGATGTCGTCGATGTCGATGAGGGGTGGGATTTTATTCCCATCTATGATAAGGCGCGGCGAGCGGAGGAACATGCCGATTGGCCATGGCTGTGA
- a CDS encoding anthranilate synthase component II, with the protein MIVVIDNYDSFTYNLVQYLGEMTGEIRVFRNDAIAPEEVAGLEPSHIVISPGPCTPNEAGISMAVIRQCAGRIPILGVCLGHQSIGQVFGGRVIRAPRLMHGKTSPICHDGRTIFADLPNPFTATRYHSLIVEEESLPDCLEITARSDQGEIMGLRHREFALEGVQFHPESILTEAGKGLLRNFLSLRA; encoded by the coding sequence GTGATCGTCGTCATCGATAACTACGATTCCTTTACCTACAACCTGGTCCAGTACCTGGGCGAAATGACCGGTGAGATCAGGGTTTTTCGCAACGACGCCATCGCGCCCGAAGAAGTGGCGGGCCTCGAACCCTCTCACATCGTCATCTCGCCGGGTCCCTGCACCCCCAACGAGGCGGGCATCTCAATGGCGGTGATCCGCCAGTGCGCCGGCCGGATTCCCATCCTGGGCGTCTGCCTGGGCCACCAGTCCATCGGGCAGGTCTTCGGCGGTCGCGTCATCCGGGCGCCCCGGCTGATGCACGGCAAGACATCACCCATCTGCCATGACGGTCGCACGATTTTTGCCGATCTGCCCAATCCCTTTACAGCCACGCGCTATCATTCGCTGATCGTGGAGGAGGAGAGCCTGCCCGATTGCCTGGAGATCACGGCGCGCAGCGACCAGGGCGAGATCATGGGATTGCGCCACCGGGAGTTTGCCCTGGAGGGCGTCCAGTTTCATCCCGAATCGATCCTGACGGAAGCGGGGAAAGGGTTGCTCCGCAACTTTCTCTCCCTGCGGGCCTGA
- a CDS encoding S41 family peptidase, protein MKQRSLPIPAFMIALLFACWATILYPLGAANAAESSKDDAKLAEVRQLISEYYVDPPATEVFQKNTIPDTIKALGDKHSLYLDEKEFKDLLESVNMNYFGVGMVIAPGGDYPLVEKTFPNSPAEKAGIQSGDAIIQINGESTHDLSVDKLAGKVRGPEGTTVSLVLRPAASEEERTIELKRQRIDLPQVEGKMLEGTIGYIHLSTFGDRTGKEFKAAYEKLQGAGMKQLIIDLRGNGGGEVTAAEEVGDFLLPEGPLYHMAGRKLPKETFSTTGKERPLPMAVLVDDGTASASELLSGALRDRAHATLIGTRTYGKGSVQTFFNIKSGGVLKLTIARYTTALDHPVDKVGLTPDQPVELEPLQLIRAKDVLSPPHPKQLRLTLDQKEASVSNDSLTLVNPPVIQDDRTYLPLRFLGEALGGTVEYREGDQRATVTVDGKVLDIPLYGGEVQLNQQHFADVEPLPVVNDRVLAPVRVLSESLGFQVDFNEDTREVRISKP, encoded by the coding sequence ATGAAACAACGGTCCCTTCCCATTCCCGCCTTTATGATTGCCCTCTTGTTCGCCTGCTGGGCAACCATTCTCTATCCCCTCGGCGCGGCGAACGCCGCTGAATCGTCCAAAGACGATGCCAAACTGGCCGAGGTTCGCCAACTGATCTCCGAGTACTACGTCGATCCCCCCGCTACCGAGGTCTTTCAAAAAAACACGATTCCCGACACGATCAAAGCCCTCGGCGACAAGCACTCCCTGTACCTCGATGAAAAGGAATTCAAAGATCTCCTGGAATCAGTCAACATGAATTACTTTGGCGTCGGCATGGTCATCGCGCCTGGCGGTGACTATCCCCTCGTGGAAAAAACCTTCCCCAACTCGCCCGCCGAAAAAGCCGGCATCCAAAGCGGCGACGCCATCATCCAGATCAACGGGGAATCGACCCATGACCTGTCTGTGGACAAGCTGGCCGGAAAAGTTCGCGGCCCCGAAGGCACCACCGTCAGCCTCGTCCTGAGGCCGGCCGCGTCAGAGGAAGAACGGACGATCGAACTGAAACGGCAGCGCATCGATCTCCCGCAAGTAGAAGGAAAGATGCTGGAAGGAACGATCGGCTACATCCACCTGAGCACCTTTGGCGACCGGACCGGGAAGGAATTCAAAGCCGCTTACGAAAAACTGCAAGGGGCCGGCATGAAGCAACTGATCATTGATCTGCGCGGAAACGGCGGCGGAGAGGTCACAGCAGCCGAAGAGGTGGGCGACTTCCTCCTCCCCGAGGGACCCCTCTACCACATGGCTGGACGGAAACTGCCCAAAGAAACCTTCTCCACCACCGGCAAGGAAAGGCCCCTCCCCATGGCGGTCCTCGTTGACGACGGCACCGCCAGCGCTTCAGAGTTGCTCTCAGGCGCGCTGCGCGATCGGGCCCACGCCACGCTCATCGGGACCCGGACCTATGGCAAGGGATCGGTGCAGACCTTCTTCAATATTAAATCCGGCGGCGTGCTCAAGCTGACCATCGCCCGCTACACCACCGCCCTGGATCATCCCGTCGACAAGGTCGGTTTGACGCCCGATCAACCCGTCGAATTAGAGCCGCTCCAACTGATCCGGGCGAAGGATGTCCTCTCTCCCCCCCACCCCAAGCAACTGCGCCTGACCCTCGATCAGAAGGAGGCTTCGGTATCCAACGATTCCTTAACCCTCGTGAACCCTCCCGTCATCCAAGATGACCGTACCTACCTTCCCCTTCGTTTCCTCGGTGAGGCCTTGGGCGGGACGGTCGAGTATCGCGAAGGTGACCAACGGGCGACCGTCACCGTCGATGGCAAGGTTCTCGACATCCCCCTCTACGGCGGCGAAGTGCAGTTGAATCAACAGCACTTCGCCGATGTGGAACCCCTGCCGGTCGTCAACGACCGCGTCCTCGCGCCGGTGCGGGTGCTCAGTGAGTCGTTGGGTTTCCAAGTTGATTTTAATGAGGATACCAGGGAAGTGCGGATCAGCAAGCCCTAA
- a CDS encoding indole-3-glycerol phosphate synthase TrpC — MSDRSPEVALTGFLQTMWEIQAERVQMARREVAFSELARGVASMGPVLDFAGALRRSSGPVRVIAEVKRASPSKGPLFPGAKAGDLAARYEQAGASALSILTEERYFSGHLDDLQEAKARVGLPVMRKDFLIDPYQVLEARVCGADACLLIAAMLGPSLLAEMCAVALEYGIHTLIEVHGEEDLAWAVEAVAKNRSRRPEWLPVVGINARNLATLTVDKEQVLRLGAALPEDVVKVAESGIRDAGDARRALEAGFDAILVGEALVTAVDPGKALRELIGAPR, encoded by the coding sequence ATGAGCGATCGGAGCCCCGAGGTTGCCCTGACCGGTTTTTTACAGACCATGTGGGAGATTCAGGCCGAGCGGGTGCAAATGGCGCGCCGGGAGGTTGCTTTTTCCGAACTGGCGCGCGGCGTCGCTTCAATGGGGCCCGTCCTGGATTTTGCTGGGGCGCTTCGGCGGTCATCGGGACCGGTCCGGGTCATCGCTGAGGTGAAGCGGGCGTCGCCGTCGAAAGGTCCTCTGTTCCCCGGCGCGAAGGCGGGCGATCTGGCGGCCCGGTATGAGCAGGCCGGCGCGTCGGCCTTATCCATTTTGACCGAAGAAAGATACTTTTCCGGTCATCTCGATGATCTGCAGGAGGCGAAGGCGCGTGTCGGCCTGCCGGTGATGCGCAAGGACTTTTTGATCGACCCCTATCAGGTGCTGGAGGCGCGCGTCTGCGGCGCCGACGCCTGCCTGCTCATCGCCGCCATGCTCGGGCCGTCGCTTCTAGCGGAGATGTGCGCTGTGGCGCTGGAATACGGGATTCACACGCTCATCGAGGTCCATGGCGAGGAAGACCTGGCCTGGGCGGTGGAGGCGGTGGCGAAAAACCGCTCCCGTCGCCCCGAGTGGCTCCCCGTCGTCGGCATCAACGCCCGCAACCTGGCCACGTTGACCGTCGACAAAGAACAGGTGCTGCGTCTCGGCGCGGCGCTGCCGGAAGACGTCGTCAAGGTGGCTGAGAGCGGCATCCGCGACGCCGGTGACGCCCGGCGTGCCCTGGAGGCCGGTTTTGACGCCATCCTGGTCGGCGAAGCCTTGGTGACGGCCGTTGATCCGGGAAAAGCGCTGCGGGAGCTCATCGGGGCGCCCCGTTAA
- a CDS encoding phosphoribosylanthranilate isomerase has product MFNHPRVKICGIRSFEDAEAAVGAGAHAIAFNFVRGSRRYLNPEAAREIILRLPPFVSVVGVFADEPRYSAEEIATFCRLQVLQFHGEETPEYCRRWSYPVIKAFRLGDDAPEAKKGATAFTEWEQLAQEAHEYDVNAYLIDAYCPDALGGMGRTFDWSKIGGRLRRPLILAGGLTPNNVGEAIARVRPYGVDVASGVETGGKKDPLKAAAFVEAARFRTRDDHGYDDHDAKMAEEQSHRLRLR; this is encoded by the coding sequence ATGTTCAACCATCCCCGCGTAAAAATCTGCGGCATCCGTTCCTTTGAAGACGCCGAAGCGGCGGTGGGCGCCGGCGCCCATGCCATCGCTTTCAACTTTGTGCGCGGTTCCCGCCGTTATCTCAACCCGGAGGCGGCCCGGGAGATCATCCTCCGACTGCCGCCCTTCGTCTCTGTCGTCGGTGTCTTTGCCGATGAGCCGAGATACAGCGCCGAGGAGATCGCCACCTTCTGCCGGCTCCAGGTCTTGCAGTTTCACGGCGAAGAGACGCCGGAATACTGCCGCCGCTGGTCCTATCCGGTGATCAAGGCCTTCCGCCTGGGCGATGACGCGCCGGAAGCGAAAAAAGGCGCCACCGCCTTCACCGAATGGGAACAGCTGGCCCAAGAGGCCCACGAGTATGACGTCAACGCCTATCTGATCGACGCCTACTGCCCCGACGCCCTCGGCGGCATGGGCCGGACCTTCGACTGGTCCAAGATCGGCGGCAGGCTGCGCCGCCCGCTGATCTTGGCAGGGGGGCTCACACCGAACAACGTCGGCGAGGCCATCGCCCGCGTCCGGCCTTATGGCGTTGATGTCGCCTCCGGTGTGGAGACCGGTGGAAAAAAAGATCCCCTGAAGGCGGCTGCCTTTGTGGAAGCAGCGCGGTTCCGGACCCGCGATGATCATGGTTATGATGATCATGATGCCAAAATGGCCGAGGAGCAGTCGCACCGGCTGCGTCTTCGATAA
- the trpD gene encoding anthranilate phosphoribosyltransferase, with protein sequence MSQSIEIAKHSLQCLLSGERLGEGRAEELMNAVMEGKVPSVQLAALLVALRLTGEGEEEIAGFARSMRSRVGRELAEYIPAGFEAIRMQLVDTCGTGGDGAGTFNISTTAALVVAAAGVPVAKHGNRAMSGRAGSADVLEALGVTVDLSPDHAYRCLMETGFGFFFAPQCHRAMAHAAPTRRELGVPTVFNLLGPLSNPAGAVRQLLGVNSAERVPVIAQVLRRLGATSAWVVHGEDGLDEITLTGPTTVARLNAGEVQVESIDPRAYGFDLCAPDDLKGGDRNENAAITAAILNGEKGHRRHIVILNAAAALCISGKVNRLEEGIALARSIIDGGEAAGLLERVKKVTAQAASLREGGMSA encoded by the coding sequence ATGAGCCAGTCCATAGAGATAGCCAAGCACAGCCTGCAATGCTTGCTGAGCGGAGAACGACTCGGCGAAGGGCGGGCCGAGGAACTGATGAACGCTGTGATGGAGGGGAAGGTTCCCTCAGTCCAACTGGCGGCGCTGCTCGTGGCCCTGCGCCTGACCGGCGAGGGAGAAGAGGAGATCGCCGGATTCGCCCGGTCCATGCGCAGCCGCGTGGGCCGCGAATTGGCCGAATACATCCCTGCCGGGTTTGAGGCGATACGGATGCAACTGGTCGATACCTGTGGCACCGGCGGCGATGGCGCCGGCACCTTCAACATCTCCACGACGGCTGCCCTGGTCGTGGCCGCCGCCGGTGTGCCCGTGGCAAAGCACGGCAACCGGGCCATGTCAGGCCGGGCTGGGTCGGCTGACGTGTTGGAGGCCCTCGGTGTGACCGTCGATCTGTCGCCCGATCACGCCTATCGCTGCCTGATGGAGACGGGCTTCGGCTTCTTTTTCGCGCCTCAGTGCCACCGCGCCATGGCCCATGCGGCGCCGACGCGGCGGGAACTGGGCGTGCCCACGGTCTTCAACCTCCTCGGCCCCTTGAGCAACCCTGCCGGGGCGGTTCGCCAACTGCTGGGTGTCAACAGCGCCGAACGGGTGCCGGTGATCGCTCAGGTGCTTCGCCGTCTCGGAGCGACATCGGCTTGGGTGGTTCACGGCGAGGACGGCCTCGACGAGATCACCCTGACGGGGCCGACGACGGTGGCCCGTCTCAATGCGGGCGAGGTGCAGGTGGAAAGCATTGACCCGCGCGCCTACGGATTTGATCTCTGCGCCCCTGACGATCTCAAGGGTGGAGACCGCAACGAGAATGCGGCGATTACAGCAGCCATCTTGAACGGGGAAAAAGGGCACCGGCGACACATCGTCATCTTGAACGCCGCCGCCGCCCTTTGTATCTCCGGGAAAGTGAACAGACTGGAAGAAGGGATCGCCCTGGCCCGGTCGATCATTGACGGCGGGGAGGCGGCAGGCCTGCTGGAACGGGTCAAGAAGGTGACGGCGCAAGCGGCCTCGCTCCGGGAAGGCGGGATGAGCGCATGA